The DNA segment GCTGGAAGGCGTTTCCGTTGCCCAGCGGCCGTGGTTCATCAACGGCCTCAAGGGGCCGGCGGTTGAGGATGTGCATGACGCCAAGCTTCTGGACGGACTGCTGAGAAGGTCACCGGACGACGCGCCGTTTCGCTTTGTCGATGTCGCTGTGCCCGTTCATGGGCCGGGCGGGGAACTGGCCGGGGTGCTGGGGGCCCATCTCAGCTGGCGTTGGGCCGACGAGGTCCGTCGCGAGGTTCTCGCCGACCCGCGCGGGGCGAAGGACCTCGAACTCCTGGTCTTCGATCGCGATGGCCACGTGCTGATCGGGCCGGCCTCGGCCGCGCTGGCGCCGGATCGTCTGGAAGCCCTTCGGGCCGCGTCTGGCCAGTCTTCATTCGGCGGGCACGCGGAGGAGACGCCGTTTGTCGGCGGGTTGGCCAGCACGATGGGCGAGGGTGAGTATCCGGGGCTGGGATGGATCGTCCTTGCGCGACGCCCCATCGCCTCGGCCCTTGCGGCAGCCAATACGCTGTTCGTGACGATTCTCGCCGTTGGTGCGGTGGCGGCGATCATCGGCGGGTTCCTCGCCTGGTCGGTGTTCCGGCAGGTGCTGCAGCCCTTGGAAGCGCTCAGCCATGACATCGACCGGATCGGTCGCGATGCCGATGCGACGACCGGCGAGCGGCATCGTGGCTCCCGGGATGTTCTCGCGCTTTCGGCGGCGATCCGGTCGATGCTCCGCCGCATCGGCGTTGCCGAACACGCCGAACTTGAGGCGCGGGAGGCGGCGGCGCGGCTCTCCACGCGCATGCTGGAGGAGGCCAGGAAGACGGCCGATCTTCGGCGACTGGCGAGCCTCGAGGTCGATCACCTGCAGCAACTCGCCGACACGGACCCACTGACCGGCCTGCTTAACCGCCGTGCCTTCCTTCCGCGTGCCGCCCAGGCCATCAGCTCACCAGCCTCGGAAATGTCCGCCGCCATGCTGATGATCGATATCGATCATTTCAAGCTGATCAATGACACGTACGGCCACGCCGCCGGCGATCACGTCATACAGGCCGTGAGCCGCGTCATTCATGGCTGCTTTCGCGGCTCCGATCTCGTTGCCCGTTTCGGCGGCGAGGAATTCGTGGTGCTCCTGAAGGCGGTGGGCGCGGATATCGGGCGCCGGCTTGCCGAAGAGGCGCGCGAGCATATTGCCTCCACGCCCGTTGTGACGGAGGGGCGCGCCATCGACCTGACCGTCAGTATCGGATTCGCGGTGGCGCGGAGTAGTGATCGCGACGTTGAGGATCTCATAAAGCGTGCCGACGAGGCGCTCTATGCCGCCAAGGCACGGGTGCGCAGCCACCGATGCCGACACTCCCTGGAAGTGGCCGTATAGAGTCATCGAAACCGGCCATGTGATACCATTGTCCCGCCCCCAGCACCTCAGCTATTCATGGATTGGGGCGACTCGGCGCCGCCAGCTATCGGGAGATGCAGCGGCGACTTGGCGGCGAGGCGCCGCCCGCGGGGGATGCTAAGTCAGTCGCCGCGGATCATCCCTGCGGATGATTACGAAAAGGCCTTCCGCTGCGGGAGCGGAGCTGTCTTGGGACCGCTGGCCCTGGTCCAGCGAAGAACGCCCCCGTGCACCTTGCAGCCGCGCGCGGCGTGCCTGTCAGCCGCGGTGAAGGCGGCAAAAGCGCTGCCTCCGCACCGGAGGCTTTTGGAAATGACGCGGGAGATGGCTTCAGGATTTTGGTCCTGTTTTGCGCCCTTTTGACTGAAGTTCCTCAAGCCTGGCGATGAGGCGTTCCGTCTGCTCAATCGAGTTGGCTTCGATGGTGTTGTCTCCTATCCTCACCCGTATTTTCCGACCGGATGCGGCATTGATCCAGGCGATCAGGACTTTGGCAATCGCCGGGATCGCAACAACGGCAATTGGTACCAAGTAGGGGCCCAGCGAGGTCATGGATGCCATGATCGCCCCTGTCCGGGCATGGACCTGATGCCGCGGCGACACGCCGGCCGTGCTGAGTTGACGACCTACGTCCGCGATCGCCGCCCGAACCTCGGGATCGGCAAGTTCCGAGGGATCACAATGCAAGGAGATGACGAACGCGTCGGATGTTTGCATCGGTTACCTTTCCTCGGTTGGAGGCGGCACCGCTTGTGCCAAGGGTATGACAGATCACCGGCCATATATGCATAGCTAGGCTTCTGCGCGTACCTTAGCTTTGAATATGCGGCAAAGCTTTTTCACGAGATTGGCGCCGACCGAGACATGGGCGCCCGCGTTTCAGTCTGTCTGGACGGTTGGTATGGAGGCTCATCACGTCTGGAAGCAGGCCCAGCGAAGTGCTGAGGGCGCTCTCCCCGGGGGTTACAGTGTCTGCCGTGCAGGCAATTCAATCGAGGCTCACTTTTCGCGCTGGGTAAGTTGCCCTAAGGGCTTGGCAAGTTCTGGCATCTCGAACCAATATCATCGCACCTATAACCAAAATCCGAACCTGCGACGGGAGAGGTGCGATGATAGACCCGAATGTAATCAAAGCCCTTGCCGCGATTTGTAGTGTTATCGGTTCAATCTTATTGGCTATTCGTGTAAAAGGTCTCCTAGAGGCATTAACATTCGTCGCCAAAATGCACGAAAGCAATATACATGAATTATCCAGTGGAAATTTTACTATCGTTATAGCTAGAGGGTCCACGCAGCATATTGAAAATGCCCGTCGCGCCGGTCTCCTGATGACGGGATTTGTATTCCTTATATTGAGCGGACTTCTAAATCTCTGGGCGGCTTTCGTCTGATGCTGTCATGGAGAATTCCCAGAGCCGCATCGAGAGTTACGGTACTCCGTCGACGCTCGCTGCCTAATTTTTCGGGTCAAGAACCGCACTCCTCCTCGTCATGAACTGATGCGCTCAGCATCTCTTGATCCTTTTCGATGCAGCTGGAAGATGAGAGCGGACCGTGATCGTCAGGAGACCTCGGAGGAGCCACGCGCGTGAAGATGTTCGCAGTTTCTTTGCGGGAAGTGATTATCTCGACCGCATGGTGCTGCGTCCCTTAAGTCATATCACTATGAGCTGGGAGGCGCATTGGGACGGAGATTGCTATGAAGCCGAGGTTGGTAGCTTCGCAGCTGATTTAAGCGCAATCATTGAACTTATCGCGGATGCAGCACGGCCTGCGCGTTATCATGACCATGAAGATCGGTTGGCGGAAAGAGTCGTGACTGACCTGAAGTGGCCCATCCAGAAAAAGGCCGGGCGATGGATCGGCGAAGACTACCAATGCATCCTTGAGCAAGGCGCGTTCCGCGATGTCGGACAGCGGGAGCTCATTGCTGCGGCGGCCGGTAGGGTGCATCGCGCGCTCGATTTCGGCCAAACCCATTTCGACGATATGGATGATGGGCATATGGCTATGCTCGCCGGCTTGATGACGACCTGCATCTATCACCGCTACTGTGATGGAACGACGCTCATGGTCGATGAAGACGATGTCGATGAGTGAGCCCCTCCGGTTGCGCTGTGGGCTATAGCATCTCCTCTGCACGACTCGCGGTTGTGGATAGCGGGTTCCGCATCTTGCTCTCCGTCATGTCAGTGATACGTTTCGAACGAAAGGCGAACAGACTCTCAGGAGTGGTGCAGATGAGCTTTGAGCCTGGTGACGTTGTCCGACTAAAATCCGGCGGTCCGGCGATGACCGTAGAACAGGTAGATATTCTCGCGGCGACCGGCAAAGAGGCGGTCTGGTGCACGTGGTTCGAAAAGGTTGGGAATCGGCAGATGGTGCAGCGTGACACGTTTGCACCGGCGATGCTGATTAAGTCCTCTGAGCCCGGCATCGGCATTCTTGTGGTCTGACGGCAATTAGGCCGAAACGATGATCCGCGCGGCATTCATTGGTATCGACCGCTACCACGATCCTCTGATCCGGGATCTGAATGGGGCAGTCCGTGATGCCTCCGCTCTGTGGGCTGTATTTTCGGACGCGATGGAAGGGATGGAGGCAGCCCTTCTCACCGATGAGCAGGCCACGCTGGAGGCGGTTGAGGCCGTTCTGGATGCCACGCTCGGCGTTGCTACCGAAGATGATGTGGTACTTCTGAGCTTTGCAGGGCACGGGACCGCCGACCACCGGCTTGTTCTGGCAGATACCCGTGCTGGGGATGTGCTAGGCACGACGCTCGCGATGGCACAGCTCGCGACGCGATTCAGGGAGAGCCGTGCCAGGGCCGTCGTCTTGCTGTTGGATTGCTGTTTCAGCGGAGGAGCGCCGGCACGTGTGCTCGACATTGGGCTGGTGCCGCGTGACATCATCCAGCCGCTTGTTGAAATCACAGGTCAGGGGCGCGTTCTGTTCGCTGCCTCAGCTGTCGACCAGGCTGCTCTCGAAGATCCGGGCACCCGGCACGGACTATTCACGAAGGCCATCCTGGAGTGCCTTCTTTCTGCGTCGGAGCCGGTCAGTGTCATTGGCATGGCGGACCGCGTTGTTCAGCTTGTCAGGGCGGACGCCAACCGCCTTGGCTATGACCAGACACCGGTCGTGTTCGGTCACGTCGAGGGAGAGCTACTACTGCCGGCAGGTCGGCGGGGGCAGCGATATTTTGCGCTGTTTCCGGAGCGCGGCTCCGCGCGGACGACCGGGGCTTTTGAGGATCTGGCTGCGTTCGGTCTGCCTGAGGAAGTTCTGGGGGCCTGGCAGGAGCGCTTTCCACAAGGCCTGAATGCCTTGCAGGTCGCAGCCGTCAACGAGCATGGCGTGCTGGACCATAATTCCCTGCTGGTCGTTGCGCCGACCAGTGCCGGTAAGACTTTTATCGGGGAGATGGCCGCGATGAAGGCCATCTCGGAGGGACGCAAGGCTGTTTTTCTCTTGCCCTACAGGGCCCTTGTGAACGAGAAATTCGAGGATTTTTCCGCGATCTACGGGGATCAGCTAGACTTGCGCGTCGCAAGGTGCAGCGGCGACTGGCAGGACCAGGTGGGCGATGTGTTGCGAGGCAAATACGACCTCGCCTTCTTCACCTACGAGAAGTTTCTTGGAATGGCGGTTGCGGCGCCTCATATGCTGCACCAGATCGGCCTGGTTGTGGTCGACGAGACCCAGTTCATCACCGAGCCTGGCCGGGGAATGGTGGTGGAGTTGCTGCTCACCCATCTCGTGAGTGCCCGCACTCGCGGTGTGTCCCCACAGTTGGTGGCACTGAGCGCCGTCATCGGCGATGTGAATCGTTTTGATCGCTGGTTGGACTGCGGTCTACTCCAGACAGTCGAGCGCCCTGTCCCGCTCACTGAAGGGGTGTTTGAGCGGAGCGGCAGATGGTCATTCGTTGCGGCCGAAGGCGATGTTCGCTCGGAACAGCTCCTGAACCATGCTGTCCAGCAGCGCCGCGTCCAGGCCTCATCGCAGGACCTACTCGTCCCGTTCGTGCGCCATCTGGTGAGCCAGGGCGAAAAGATCATTGTGTTCCGCAATGCGCGCGGGCCGTCGGCGGGGTGCGCAGAGTATCTTGCGCAGGAACTGCGCCTACCGCCCGCGCAATCGGTTATTGAGGCTTTGCCGGTCGGTGACCTGTCGACGATGTCACGACGCTTGCGAGCGGCGCTTGAAGGGGGCGTGGCGTTTCATAACAGCGACCTGAACCGCGAAGAACGCGTGGCGGTCGAACGCGGGTTCCGAGATCCTGCCGGAGGCATCCACGTGCTGGTGGCGACCAGCACGGTTGCTGCGGGTGTCAACACGCCGGCCTCGACGGTAATTATTGTCGAGACGGCCTTTCCCGGCGCCCGTGACCATCAGCAGCCTTACACGGTTGCACAGTACAAGAACATGGCCGGCCGCGCGGGAAGATTAGGGTACGAGAGCCATGGCAAGGCTATGCTCCTCGCCGACAACGGATTAGAACGCAACAACCTGTTGCGCCAGTATGTCCAAGGGCGCCCCGAGCCGGTCACTTCGTCATTCAACTCCAACGATCCGGGCACATGGGTGGTGCGCCTGCTGGCACAAGTTCGCGACGTGCCGCGTGATGCCGTGATTGATCTCGTCGCCAACACCTATGGCGGATACCTGGCCATTCTTCAAAACCCGCATTGGCGGGAGAGCATGACGCAGCGGTTGGCGTTGCTGCTGGACCGCATGACCTCTGACGGTCTGATCGAAGAACATGAGGGCCTGCTGAGTTTGACGATGCTCGGCCGCGCTTGCGGAGAATCTCCGCTGCGCCTTGAATCGGCCCTGCAGGCTGTAGAACTGCTGCGCATGCTGGGACCTCAGCCTATTGCGCTGGAAACCCTCCTTGTCTTGGTTGAGGCGATCCCGGAACGCGACGAGGCCTACACCCCGCAGAGCCGCCAGGGCGAGGCCGGTTGGCAGCAGGCACTCAACCGGCGGTACAATCCCGAGATCACGCGCTTGATGCGGTATCGTGCCCCGAGCGACCGCGCCTTTTACGCACGCTGCAAAAGGGCCCTCGTCATTGCCGATTGGTTGGACGGAGTGCCCACTGGCGAGATTGAAGACCGTTATTCG comes from the Ancylobacter pratisalsi genome and includes:
- a CDS encoding YodC family protein; translated protein: MSFEPGDVVRLKSGGPAMTVEQVDILAATGKEAVWCTWFEKVGNRQMVQRDTFAPAMLIKSSEPGIGILVV
- a CDS encoding sensor domain-containing diguanylate cyclase, whose protein sequence is MARLRHYLDRTSLRAQLAILAGLLCIVTVAATAATAAWLARQQAVIETEDAMASIARNMANRLDQHMFERFREIRNMANFKPLRSIWEGDRHDVRGVLAQLQATLPNYAWIGFATPDGKVMAATGGMLEGVSVAQRPWFINGLKGPAVEDVHDAKLLDGLLRRSPDDAPFRFVDVAVPVHGPGGELAGVLGAHLSWRWADEVRREVLADPRGAKDLELLVFDRDGHVLIGPASAALAPDRLEALRAASGQSSFGGHAEETPFVGGLASTMGEGEYPGLGWIVLARRPIASALAAANTLFVTILAVGAVAAIIGGFLAWSVFRQVLQPLEALSHDIDRIGRDADATTGERHRGSRDVLALSAAIRSMLRRIGVAEHAELEAREAAARLSTRMLEEARKTADLRRLASLEVDHLQQLADTDPLTGLLNRRAFLPRAAQAISSPASEMSAAMLMIDIDHFKLINDTYGHAAGDHVIQAVSRVIHGCFRGSDLVARFGGEEFVVLLKAVGADIGRRLAEEAREHIASTPVVTEGRAIDLTVSIGFAVARSSDRDVEDLIKRADEALYAAKARVRSHRCRHSLEVAV
- a CDS encoding DEAD/DEAH box helicase, which gives rise to MIRAAFIGIDRYHDPLIRDLNGAVRDASALWAVFSDAMEGMEAALLTDEQATLEAVEAVLDATLGVATEDDVVLLSFAGHGTADHRLVLADTRAGDVLGTTLAMAQLATRFRESRARAVVLLLDCCFSGGAPARVLDIGLVPRDIIQPLVEITGQGRVLFAASAVDQAALEDPGTRHGLFTKAILECLLSASEPVSVIGMADRVVQLVRADANRLGYDQTPVVFGHVEGELLLPAGRRGQRYFALFPERGSARTTGAFEDLAAFGLPEEVLGAWQERFPQGLNALQVAAVNEHGVLDHNSLLVVAPTSAGKTFIGEMAAMKAISEGRKAVFLLPYRALVNEKFEDFSAIYGDQLDLRVARCSGDWQDQVGDVLRGKYDLAFFTYEKFLGMAVAAPHMLHQIGLVVVDETQFITEPGRGMVVELLLTHLVSARTRGVSPQLVALSAVIGDVNRFDRWLDCGLLQTVERPVPLTEGVFERSGRWSFVAAEGDVRSEQLLNHAVQQRRVQASSQDLLVPFVRHLVSQGEKIIVFRNARGPSAGCAEYLAQELRLPPAQSVIEALPVGDLSTMSRRLRAALEGGVAFHNSDLNREERVAVERGFRDPAGGIHVLVATSTVAAGVNTPASTVIIVETAFPGARDHQQPYTVAQYKNMAGRAGRLGYESHGKAMLLADNGLERNNLLRQYVQGRPEPVTSSFNSNDPGTWVVRLLAQVRDVPRDAVIDLVANTYGGYLAILQNPHWRESMTQRLALLLDRMTSDGLIEEHEGLLSLTMLGRACGESPLRLESALQAVELLRMLGPQPIALETLLVLVEAIPERDEAYTPQSRQGEAGWQQALNRRYNPEITRLMRYRAPSDRAFYARCKRALVIADWLDGVPTGEIEDRYSANTFSRVGHGDIRGFADGSRFLFDSVLRIAAIVLGRADDPEAVSALLRRLDFGIPVDALPLTLLPVALARGQILALWRAGLCTSKQISGASTARLEGILGTGTRQLITHLVTTSPGPA